A region from the Panicum hallii strain FIL2 chromosome 1, PHallii_v3.1, whole genome shotgun sequence genome encodes:
- the LOC112889309 gene encoding protein GLE1 isoform X1 gives MGFARVELRCPRALDPRPSWTLGDVLAELDALDATRRAAPPTPLKQPPDWASDGSARQKAFVMRVDDEDDSDDEDDISDGESQALVATGARFSCNDLESSDSDDESGGRVAPYLLMEKRNLEKSILLELEREHHLKVQEEVRSKLSALEACHQNEIQRTISAFARLQKYAESRKEIDRRLDVHFQRRIAEVLDRHLSMVQRDHEQKSQIVERRIRDDAALEEAKRKEQAIKEEKLRQERARQDSEARQKEAAKLAAEARKTAFEAAQKEAAEKEAAEKEAAKLREAAASQPSQNSQDNIAGIKVFADKYALEAESRRRALVHNQVPENIHLNKEFSKYDRQIAKSIGKLMPTTDSVRARASELIKALDGRDCPRPIACSLFANKIISIVKSRNTKDKTFGNLAFACGYVMLLVTNQVPDAMDYLLTEFNRVCMYTVPKHLHALNAQARNKDYYRLIGYQEENGQLESTESYLTYVVAYVKLYAAMIQTEIKGVRHPHGLAEGWKWLAMFLNALPATTATACALHAFLKMAGFALHKKYGSQFLKILDVISRCFLPALKDQGNKMQSEAVNNLQNYLNDKIYLQEPEGQYLVQQLLSKELFM, from the exons AT GGGCTTCGCGCGCGTGGAGCTGCGGTGCCCCAGGGCCCTCGACCCGCGCCCGAGCTGGACGCTCGGCGACGTCCTCGCGGAGCTCGACGCGCTGGACGCCACccgccgggccgcgccgcccacACCCCTGAAGCAGCCGCCGGATTG GGCTAGCGATGGCAGTGCGAGACAGAAGGCCTTTGTGATGCGGGTTGATGACGAAGACGACTCAGATGATGAAGACGATATTAGTGATGGGGAGTCCCAGGCTCTTGTGGCCACAGGAGCAAGGTTCTCGTGCAATGACCTCGAATCCAG TGATTCAGACGATGAATCAGGTGGCCGGGTTGCACCGTACCTCTTAATGGAGAAAAGGAACCTAGAGAAGAGCATTCTTCTTGAGctggaacgcgagcatcatctcAAAGTTCAA GAAGAAGTCAGAAGTAAGCTATCTGCATTGGAGGCATGCCACCAAAATGAAATCCAGAGAACAATTTCTGCGTTTGCTCGACTTCAGAAATATGCAGAATCAAGAAAAGAAATAGATAGAAGACTAGACGTACACTTCCAGAGAAGAAT TGCAGAAGTACTCGACAGACACTTATCTATGGTCCAAAGGGATCATGAACAGAAATCCCAGATTGTAGAACGTCGAATAAGAGATGATGCAGCTCTTGAAGAAGCTAAAAGAAAAGAGCAAGCTATCAAGGAAGAAAAGTTAAGGCAGGAAAGAGCCCGGCAAGATTCAGAG GCTAGGCAGAAGGAAGCTGCAAAATTAGCAGCTGAAGCACGGAAAACAGCATTTGAGGCTGCTCAAAAGGAAGCGGCAGAAAAGGAAGCTGCAGAAAAGGAGGCTGCCAAATTGAGGGAAGCAGCAGCTTCCCAACCTAGTCAAAATTCTCAGGATAATATTGCAG GTATCAAAGTTTTTGCCGATAAATATGCATTAGAAGCAGAATCACGGAGGCGTGCATTGGTACACAATCAAGTGCCAGAAAACATTCATCTCAACAAG GAATTCAGCAAATATGACCGACAAATTGCCAAATCCATAGGTAAACTTATGCCGACCACTGACAGTGTCAG AGCAAGGGCTAGTGAGCTTATTAAAGCTTTAGATGGACGAGATTGTCCCCGTCCAATCGCATGTTCTCTATTTGCAAACAAG ATCATTTCAATTGTCAAGAGTAGAAATAcaaaggacaaaacctttggaAACTTGGCCTTTGCATGTGGATATGTCATGCTATTAGTCACAAACCAG GTACCAGATGCAATGGATTATCTTCTAACTGAGTTCAACAGAGTTTGCATGTACACAGTTCCAAAGCATctgcatgctttgaat GCACAAGCACGTAATAAAGATTATTATAGATTGATAGGTTACCAGGAAGAAAATGGACAACTTGAGAGCACTGAAAGTTATTTAACATATGTCGTTGCATACGTCAAACTGTATGCGGCAATGATTCAG ACTGAAATCAAAGGTGTACGTCATCCTCACGGCTTAGCCGAGGGATGGAAGTGGCTTGCAATGTTCCTCAATGCTCTCCCAGCTACCACAGCCACTGCGTGTGCTCTTCATGCTTTCCTCAAG ATGGCGGGTTTTGCACTTCACAAAAAATATGGATCACAATTCCTGAAAATTCTGGATGTGATATCACGGTGCTTTTTACCAGCCCTGAAAGATCAAGGCAACAAAATGCAGTCCGAGGCTGTCAACAATCTACAGAATTATCTGAATGACAAAATCTACCTCCAGGAACCTGAAGGGCAGTACCTTGTTCAGCAACTACTGTCCAAAGAGTTGTTCATGTGA
- the LOC112902689 gene encoding high-affinity nitrate transporter-activating protein 2.1-like, with protein MARQGGVVSLVMVLLLGACLPAPAAAGVLLSTLPKALAVTASPKPGQVLHSGVDKVTVTWSLNTTEPAGADAAYKSVQVKLCYAPVSQKDRGWRKSDDDLSKDKACQFKLTQQDYAAGARGSFEYTVARDIPTGSYHVRAYALDASGTQVAYGQTGPATAFDVAGITGIHASIKVAAGVFSAFSVAALAFFFVVENRKKNK; from the exons ATGGCTCGGCAAGGCGGTGTCGTCTCGCTGGTGATGGTGCTGCTCCTCGGCGCCTGCctgccggcgccggccgccgcgggggTGCTCCTCTCCACGCTGCCCAAGGCGCTCGCCGTCACAGCCtcccccaagcccggccaag TTCTGCACTCCGGCGTGGACAAGGTCACGGTGACGTGGTCCCTGAACACCACTGAgcccgccggcgccgacgcggcCTACAAGAGCGTGCAGGTGAAGCTGTGCTACGCGCCGGTGAGCCAGAAGGACCGCGGGTGGCGCAAGTCCGACGACGACCTCAGCAAGGACAAGGCGTGCCAGTTCAAGCTCACCCAGCAGGACtacgccgccggcgcccgcggcAGCTTCGAGTACACCGTCGCCCGCGACATTCCCACTGGCTCCTACCACGTGCGTGCCTACGCGCTCGACGCCTCGGGAACGCAGGTGGCCTACGGCCAGACCGGCCCCGCCACCGCCTTCGACGTCGCCGGCATCACGGGCATCCACGCATCCATCAAGGTCGCCGCCGGCGTGTTCTCGGCTTTCTCCGTCGCCGCGCTCGCCTTCTTCTTCGTCGTCGAGAACCGCAAGAAGAACAAGTAG
- the LOC112889722 gene encoding serine/threonine-protein kinase AFC2 isoform X1, which yields MECIAEMPPAPLDRRPRKRQRLGWDVGPAGMHQIQLGLCGQEVVNAISAVALGLSSGGIVSSQLNQGQTRDGSPPLREDDKDGHYVFAVGDNLTPRYKINAKMGEGTFGQVLECWDKERKEMVAIKIIRGIKKYRDAAMIEIGMLEQLGKYDESRSSCVQIRNWFDYRNHICIVFERLGPSLYDFLRKNNYRSFPIALVREVAKQLLECIAFMHELRLIHTDLKPENILLVSPEYIKVPDYKVSSRSPKEGSYYKRLPKSSAIKVIDFGSTTYDQQDQSYVVSTRHYRAPEVILGLGWSYPCDIWSVGCILVELCTGEALFQTHENLEHLAMMERVFGPLPYHMLRRADRHSERYIRKGRLNWPEGCTSRESMKAVMKLPKLQNLVMQNVDQSAGDFIDLLQGLLKYDPANRLTAQEALRHSFFTEGLERRR from the exons ATGGAGTGCATCGCCGAGATGCCGCCCGCGCCGCTGGACCGCCGCCCGCGCAAGCGGCAGCGTCTGGGGTGGGACGTCGGCCCCGCCGGGATGCATCAG ATTCAGCTTGGACTTTGTGGGCAAGAAGTTGTGAATGCCATAAGTGCTGTGGCATTGGGTCTCTCTTCAGGTGGTATTGTTTCCTCTCAGCTCAACCAAGGGCAGACTCGTGACGGTTCCCCTCCACTGAGAGAAGATGACAAGGATGGGCATTATGTTTTTGCTGTTGGAGATAACCTCACACCCCGCT ATAAGATCAATGCGAAAATGGGCGAAG GTACCTTTGGCCAGGTGTTGGAGTGTTGGGataaggaaaggaaagaaatggTGGCTATCAAGATCATTAGGGGGATTAAGAAGTACAGGGATGCTGCAATGATAGAAATTGGCATGCTCGAGCAGCTTGGTAAATACGATGAAAGTAGATCCAG TTGTGTTCAAATTCGGAACTGGTTTGACTATCGTAACCATATATGTATT GTCTTTGAGAGGCTTGGACCAAGCTTATATGATTTTCTGCGGAAAAACAATTACCGCTCATTCCCAATTGCCCTAGTTCGGGAGGTTGCCAAACAACTGTTGGAATGTATAGCAT TTATGCATGAATTGCGCCTCATACACACTGATTTAAAGCCTGAGAACATTCTTCTTGTTTCTCCGGAGTACATTAAAGTGCCTGATTACAAA GTTTCATCCAGATCCCCAAAGGAGGGATCCTATTACAAGCGGTTGCCCAAGTCTAGTGCTATCAAGGTGATTGATTTTGGTAGCACTACCTATGATCAACAGGATCAGAGTTATGTGGTATCCACCAGGCATTATCGGGCTCCAGAAGTTATACTTG GACTTGGATGGAGTTACCCATGTGATATCTGGAGTGTTGGTTGTATTCTTGTTGAGCTTTGCACG GGTGAGGCATTGTTCCAGACTCATGAAAACTTGGAACATCTGGCTATGATGGAGAGGGTGTTTGGACCTTTGCCATACCATATGCTTAGGAGGGCAGA TCGCCACTCTGAGAGATACATCAGAAAAGGACGTCTGAATTGGCCTGAGGGTTGTACTTCGCGGGAGAGCATGAAAGCTGTGATGAAACTGCCCAAGCTCCAG AATCTGGTGATGCAAAATGTGGATCAGTCAGCTGGGGATTTCATCGACCTTTTGCAAGGGCTGCTGAAGTATGATCCAGCAAACCGCCTGACAGCACAAGAGGCGCTGAGGCATTCCTTCTTCACAGAAGGGTTGGAGCGAAGAAGATGA
- the LOC112897879 gene encoding uncharacterized protein LOC112897879, giving the protein MAVSASKPAVKACLRLLTALAVVSAGAAAPAPRETEPPQRAAGAASPCSRYWCFKGRSPMAALLVPAGTEAKGTEMETSVSVECPREKATKAWWSSAAAAPGATAAAAAPRTSAMPIVCRRHRPPPWREDVRARPGARGAVAPAVPSPGARGYRSVTVTLLCYAGS; this is encoded by the exons ATGGCGGTGTCGGCATCCAAGCCGGCCGTGAAGGCCTGCCTCCGCCTCCTCACGGCCCTCGCCGTCGTGTCCGCAG GGGCGgcagcgccggcgccgcgggaGACGGAACCACCACAGCGGGCAGCGGGCGCGGCGTCCCCGTGCTCCCGCTACTGGTGCTTCAAGGGTCGTTCCCCCATGGCCGCGCTGCTCGTGCCGGCCGGGACGGAGGCGAAGGGGACCGAGATGGAGACCTCGGTGTCGGTCGAGTGCCCCCGGGAGAAGGCGACGAAGGCCTGGTGgtcctctgctgctgctgccccaGGCGCTACGGCAGCGGCTGCTGCTCCCCGGACTTCTGCGATGCCCATAGTCTGTCGccggcaccgcccgccgccctgGCGTGAGGACGTACGCGCACGGCCTGGTGCTCGCGGAGCTGTGGCGCCGGCCGTGCCCTCGCCGGGTGCGCGCGGTTATCGATCGGTCACCGTGACGCTACTTTGCTATGCGGGttcgtga
- the LOC112889322 gene encoding rhodanese-like domain-containing protein 11, chloroplastic, whose translation MAAPPLGLARRFAGVFTSPAVAHSGSRPRGLRPGLLPSKRWSGVVRMGAVVGGGQEGEEDEELRQAKEQAAARRRWETLIREQKIKTLTPREAGYTFKLTDKALLDVRPSNERQKAWVKGSTWIPIFDVDTSVDLGGLSKKVSNFVMGGWWSGSSTLSFNKNFVQQVEEKFSKDTDIILVCQKGLRSLAACELLYNAGFENLFWVQGGLEAAEEEDFEREGSQPFKLAAIGGVSEFFGWTDQQRRQAAKEGLGYRLVFTGRLVGALVLLDALFLGAQRIGPLLQELQSR comes from the exons ATGGCAGCGCCACCTCTCGGCCTCGCCCGCCGGTTCGCCGGCGTCTTCACCTCCCCGGCCGTGGCGCATTCCGGCTCCCGTCCCCGGGGTCTCCGTCCTGGTCTCCTCCCTTCAAAG AGATGGAGCGGGGTGGTGAGAATGGGGGCGGTGGTCGGAGGCGGTCAGGAAGGTGAAGAGGATGAGGAGCTGAGGCAGGCCAAGGAGCAGGCCGCCGCCAGGAGGCGGTGGGAGACCCTG ATTAGGGAGCAGAAAATTAAAACCCTTACACCTAGGGAAGCTGGCTATACATTTAAACTGACGGACAAGGCTCTTTTGGATGTCAGGCCCTCAAATGAGCGTCAAAAG GCCTGGGTGAAAGGCTCTACCTGGATTCCTATATTTGATGTGGACACATCGGTTGATCTGGGCGGACTTAGCAAGAAAGTCAGCAACTTCGTAATGG GTGGCTGGTGGAGTGGCAGCTCAACATTGTCATTCAATAA GAACTTTGTACAGCAGGTTGAGGAGAAGTTTTCAAAAGATACAGATATAATACTAGTGTGCCAGAAAGGACTTAG ATCACTTGCCGCTTGTGAACTGCTGTACAATGCTGGTTTTGAAAATTTGTTCTGGGTTCAAGGAGGTCTGGAAGCCGCTGAAGAGGAG GACTTTGAGAGGGAAGGTTCTCAGCCTTTCAAGCTTGCTGCTATTGGAGGGGTTTCTGAATTTTTTGG GTGGACGGACCAGCAACGCAGGCAGGCTGCAAAGGAAGGGCTGGGATACCGCCTGGTCTTCACTGGCCGCCTG GTCGGAGCATTGGTGCTGCTTGATGCTCTGTTCTTAGGTGCTCAAAGGATCGGCCCTCTGCTTCAAGAACTGCAGTCCCGTTGA
- the LOC112889309 gene encoding protein GLE1 isoform X2: MRVDDEDDSDDEDDISDGESQALVATGARFSCNDLESSDSDDESGGRVAPYLLMEKRNLEKSILLELEREHHLKVQEEVRSKLSALEACHQNEIQRTISAFARLQKYAESRKEIDRRLDVHFQRRIAEVLDRHLSMVQRDHEQKSQIVERRIRDDAALEEAKRKEQAIKEEKLRQERARQDSEARQKEAAKLAAEARKTAFEAAQKEAAEKEAAEKEAAKLREAAASQPSQNSQDNIAGIKVFADKYALEAESRRRALVHNQVPENIHLNKEFSKYDRQIAKSIGKLMPTTDSVRARASELIKALDGRDCPRPIACSLFANKIISIVKSRNTKDKTFGNLAFACGYVMLLVTNQVPDAMDYLLTEFNRVCMYTVPKHLHALNAQARNKDYYRLIGYQEENGQLESTESYLTYVVAYVKLYAAMIQTEIKGVRHPHGLAEGWKWLAMFLNALPATTATACALHAFLKMAGFALHKKYGSQFLKILDVISRCFLPALKDQGNKMQSEAVNNLQNYLNDKIYLQEPEGQYLVQQLLSKELFM; the protein is encoded by the exons ATGCGGGTTGATGACGAAGACGACTCAGATGATGAAGACGATATTAGTGATGGGGAGTCCCAGGCTCTTGTGGCCACAGGAGCAAGGTTCTCGTGCAATGACCTCGAATCCAG TGATTCAGACGATGAATCAGGTGGCCGGGTTGCACCGTACCTCTTAATGGAGAAAAGGAACCTAGAGAAGAGCATTCTTCTTGAGctggaacgcgagcatcatctcAAAGTTCAA GAAGAAGTCAGAAGTAAGCTATCTGCATTGGAGGCATGCCACCAAAATGAAATCCAGAGAACAATTTCTGCGTTTGCTCGACTTCAGAAATATGCAGAATCAAGAAAAGAAATAGATAGAAGACTAGACGTACACTTCCAGAGAAGAAT TGCAGAAGTACTCGACAGACACTTATCTATGGTCCAAAGGGATCATGAACAGAAATCCCAGATTGTAGAACGTCGAATAAGAGATGATGCAGCTCTTGAAGAAGCTAAAAGAAAAGAGCAAGCTATCAAGGAAGAAAAGTTAAGGCAGGAAAGAGCCCGGCAAGATTCAGAG GCTAGGCAGAAGGAAGCTGCAAAATTAGCAGCTGAAGCACGGAAAACAGCATTTGAGGCTGCTCAAAAGGAAGCGGCAGAAAAGGAAGCTGCAGAAAAGGAGGCTGCCAAATTGAGGGAAGCAGCAGCTTCCCAACCTAGTCAAAATTCTCAGGATAATATTGCAG GTATCAAAGTTTTTGCCGATAAATATGCATTAGAAGCAGAATCACGGAGGCGTGCATTGGTACACAATCAAGTGCCAGAAAACATTCATCTCAACAAG GAATTCAGCAAATATGACCGACAAATTGCCAAATCCATAGGTAAACTTATGCCGACCACTGACAGTGTCAG AGCAAGGGCTAGTGAGCTTATTAAAGCTTTAGATGGACGAGATTGTCCCCGTCCAATCGCATGTTCTCTATTTGCAAACAAG ATCATTTCAATTGTCAAGAGTAGAAATAcaaaggacaaaacctttggaAACTTGGCCTTTGCATGTGGATATGTCATGCTATTAGTCACAAACCAG GTACCAGATGCAATGGATTATCTTCTAACTGAGTTCAACAGAGTTTGCATGTACACAGTTCCAAAGCATctgcatgctttgaat GCACAAGCACGTAATAAAGATTATTATAGATTGATAGGTTACCAGGAAGAAAATGGACAACTTGAGAGCACTGAAAGTTATTTAACATATGTCGTTGCATACGTCAAACTGTATGCGGCAATGATTCAG ACTGAAATCAAAGGTGTACGTCATCCTCACGGCTTAGCCGAGGGATGGAAGTGGCTTGCAATGTTCCTCAATGCTCTCCCAGCTACCACAGCCACTGCGTGTGCTCTTCATGCTTTCCTCAAG ATGGCGGGTTTTGCACTTCACAAAAAATATGGATCACAATTCCTGAAAATTCTGGATGTGATATCACGGTGCTTTTTACCAGCCCTGAAAGATCAAGGCAACAAAATGCAGTCCGAGGCTGTCAACAATCTACAGAATTATCTGAATGACAAAATCTACCTCCAGGAACCTGAAGGGCAGTACCTTGTTCAGCAACTACTGTCCAAAGAGTTGTTCATGTGA
- the LOC112889722 gene encoding serine/threonine-protein kinase AFC1 isoform X2, whose translation MKVDPVMHELRLIHTDLKPENILLVSPEYIKVPDYKVSSRSPKEGSYYKRLPKSSAIKVIDFGSTTYDQQDQSYVVSTRHYRAPEVILGLGWSYPCDIWSVGCILVELCTGEALFQTHENLEHLAMMERVFGPLPYHMLRRADRHSERYIRKGRLNWPEGCTSRESMKAVMKLPKLQNLVMQNVDQSAGDFIDLLQGLLKYDPANRLTAQEALRHSFFTEGLERRR comes from the exons ATGAAAGTAGATCCAG TTATGCATGAATTGCGCCTCATACACACTGATTTAAAGCCTGAGAACATTCTTCTTGTTTCTCCGGAGTACATTAAAGTGCCTGATTACAAA GTTTCATCCAGATCCCCAAAGGAGGGATCCTATTACAAGCGGTTGCCCAAGTCTAGTGCTATCAAGGTGATTGATTTTGGTAGCACTACCTATGATCAACAGGATCAGAGTTATGTGGTATCCACCAGGCATTATCGGGCTCCAGAAGTTATACTTG GACTTGGATGGAGTTACCCATGTGATATCTGGAGTGTTGGTTGTATTCTTGTTGAGCTTTGCACG GGTGAGGCATTGTTCCAGACTCATGAAAACTTGGAACATCTGGCTATGATGGAGAGGGTGTTTGGACCTTTGCCATACCATATGCTTAGGAGGGCAGA TCGCCACTCTGAGAGATACATCAGAAAAGGACGTCTGAATTGGCCTGAGGGTTGTACTTCGCGGGAGAGCATGAAAGCTGTGATGAAACTGCCCAAGCTCCAG AATCTGGTGATGCAAAATGTGGATCAGTCAGCTGGGGATTTCATCGACCTTTTGCAAGGGCTGCTGAAGTATGATCCAGCAAACCGCCTGACAGCACAAGAGGCGCTGAGGCATTCCTTCTTCACAGAAGGGTTGGAGCGAAGAAGATGA
- the LOC112900865 gene encoding high-affinity nitrate transporter-activating protein 2.1-like, translating to MARRQGAVVVSLLAAVLLGACLPAPAAAGVHLSTLPKALDVTASAKPGQVLHSGVDKVTVTWSLNTTEPAGADAAYKSVQVKLCYAPVSQKDRGWRKSDDDLSKDKACQFKLTQQDYAAGARGSFEYTVARDIPTGSYYVRAYALDASGTQVAFGQTGPAAAFDVAGITGIHASIKVAAGVFSAFSVAALAFFFVVENRKKNK from the exons ATGGCTCGGCGACAAGGCGCCGTAGTGGTCTCGTTGCTAGCGGCGGTGCTTCTCGGCGCCTGCctgccggcgccggccgccgcgggggTGCACCTCTCCACGCTGCCCAAGGCGCTCGACGTCACCGCCTCCGCCAAGCCCGGCCAAG TCCTGCACTCCGGCGTGGACAAGGTCACCGTGACGTGGTCCCTGAACACCACTGAgcccgccggcgccgacgccgccTACAAGAGCGTGCAGGTGAAACTGTGCTACGCGCCGGTGAGCCAGAAGGACCGCGGGTGGCGCAAGTCCGACGACGACCTCAGCAAGGACAAGGCGTGCCAGTTCAAGCTCACCCAGCAGGACtacgccgccggcgcccgcggcAGCTTCGAGTACACCGTCGCCCGCGACATCCCCACGGGCTCCTACTACGTGCGCGCCTACGCGCTCGACGCCTCCGGCACGCAGGTGGCCTTCGGCCAGACCGGCCCCGCCGCGGCCTTCGACGTCGCCGGCATCACGGGCATCCACGCATCCATCAAGGTCGCCGCCGGCGTGTTCTCGGCTTTCTCCGTCGCCGCGCTCGCCTTCTTCTTCGTCGTCGAGAACCGCAAGAAAAACAAGTAG
- the LOC112874869 gene encoding eukaryotic translation initiation factor 4B1-like, whose product MSKPWGGLGGAGAWALDAERAEEEEREAAANPAPAPAPATGFPSLREAATGAAGKSKKKNKGTTLSLSEFAGYGPGRRQAPAPAPATEPKGLTPAEMMMLPTGPRERSADELDRPRGIGGGFRSYGDDDGRRGPPGRGADLDMPSRADEDRDWSMSKKSLAPADSAPRSRYGGLGGGGAPASVGRADDDGDWSRGKKPMPSGPSRYPSLGTGGGGGGFFRDSPVSTDSSDRWSRAAPAPTNGERERPRLVLDPPKRDASATPTPPAEAGRSRPSPFGAARPREDVLADKGLDWKKMETEIDQKKTSRPTSSQSSRPESPHSSRPGSPGSQVPAAGSEGVPRARPKVNPFGDAKPREVILQEKGKDWRKIDLELEHRRIDRPETNDERVLKEEINLLKLELNENEAKMSDDDAKSLAEKITQMEKQLELLTISMDDKIRFSQRPGSGAGRVTASPPTNLADESQIKESMERPGSHSGMDQYPKPTEERWGFQGSRDRGSLGGTRSSDRSSGGQRW is encoded by the exons ATGTCCAAGCCCtggggcggcctcggcggcgccggcgcgtggGCGCTGGACGCCGAGcgcgccgaggaggaggagcgcgaggcCGCCGCGAACCCGGCCCCGGCGCCCGCCCCGGCCACGGGCTTCCCGAGCCTCCGCGAGGCCGCCACGGGCGCCGCTGGCAAGtccaagaagaagaacaagggcaCCACGCTCTCGCTCTCGGAGTTCGCCGGGTACGGCCCGGGCAGGCGCCaggctccggcgccggcgccggcgacggagCCCAAGGGGCTCACCCCGGCGGAGATGATGATGCTGCCCACGGGGCCCAGGGAGCGGTCCGCGGACGAGCTCGACAGGCCccgcggcatcggcggcggctTCCGCTCCTACGGTGACGACGACGGTCGCCGCGGGCCGCCCGGCAGAGGCGCGGATCTCGACATGCCCTCACGCGCCGACGAGGATCGCGACTGGTCCATGAGCAAGAAGTCGCTCGCGCCCGCCGACTCCGCCCCGCGGAGCCGGTACGGCGGactcgggggcggcggcgcgcccgCATCCGTCGGCCGCGCCGACGATGACGGCGACTGGTCGCGCGGGAAGAAGCCGATGCCGTCGGGCCCGTCGCGCTACCCGAgcctcggcaccggcggcggcggcggcggcttcttcCGCGACTCGCCCGTCTCGACCGACTCCTCCGACCGCTGGTCCcgtgccgcgcccgcgcccaccAATGGCGAGCGGGAGCGGCCCCGCCTAGTGCTCGATCCGCCCAAGCGCGACGCCTCGGCCACCCCTACGCCACCTGCTGAGGCGGGACGCAGCCGGCCGAGCCCATTTGGAGCCGCGAGGCCACGGGAAGACGTGCTGGCTGACAAAGGGCTGGACTGGAAGAAGATGGAGACTGAGATCGATCAGAAGAAGACTAGCCGCCCTACCAGCTCACAGTCGAGCAGGCCAGAGAGTCCTCACTCGTCACGACCTGGGAGCCCAGGGTCACAGGTACCAGCTGCGGGTAGTGAAGGCGTGCCGAGGGCGCGGCCAAAGGTGAATCCTTTTGGGGATGCAAAGCCAAGGGAGGTGATTCTGCAGGAGAAAGGGAAGGATTGGAGGAAGATTGACCTTGAGCTGGAGCATCGCCGTATTGATAG ACCAGAAACAAATGATGAGAGGGTGTTAAAAGAAGAGATCAATCTACTTAAGTTGGAACTAAATGAAAATGAAGCCAAGATGAGTGATGATGATGCAAAAAGTTTGGCCGAGAAGATAACTCAAATGGAAAAACAGCTGGAGCTTCTTACAATTTCAATGGATGACAAGATCAGATTTTCGCAAAGACCTGGCTCTGGAGCAGGGAGGGTTACAGCATCTCCGCCAACAAATCTTGCAGATGAATCCCAAATAAAAGAGTCCATGGAAAGGCCAGGTTCCCACAGTGGCATGGATCAATATCCAAAACCAACTGAAGAAAGATGGGGGTTTCAGGGGAGCAGAGATAGAGGCTCTCTTGGTGGCACCAGAAGTTCAGACAG GTCGTCGGGAGGACAAAGATGGTGA